In Candidatus Defluviilinea proxima, a single genomic region encodes these proteins:
- a CDS encoding NYN domain-containing protein produces MANDNLSTARNKIAILIDGDNAQSSLLPEMLVETGKHGQVTVRRIYGDWTTNNMNSWKDVLNYHAFQPIQQFRYTIGKNATDSAMIIDAMDILHSGVVDGFCLVSSDSDYTRLATRIREAGIFVMGIGEKKTPKAFVNACDVFVFTENLAAEKKAIQQKKQTHVKKVGKKNEDEKEELDPMPILSQAFEIAVGQDGWAPLATMGQALYQVDPSFDPRTYGHKQLSRMIAKLKDRFEIRTQEVGGTSVMYVKVKE; encoded by the coding sequence ATGGCAAACGATAATCTATCCACTGCACGAAATAAGATCGCCATCCTGATCGACGGCGACAACGCCCAATCATCCCTGCTCCCAGAGATGCTCGTGGAAACCGGCAAACACGGTCAAGTCACTGTACGCCGTATTTATGGGGATTGGACAACCAATAATATGAATTCATGGAAGGATGTGCTCAACTATCACGCCTTTCAACCCATTCAACAATTCCGCTATACCATTGGCAAGAACGCCACCGATAGCGCCATGATCATTGACGCTATGGATATCCTGCACTCCGGCGTTGTAGATGGATTCTGTCTCGTCTCATCCGATAGCGATTACACTCGTCTAGCCACACGCATCCGCGAGGCAGGTATCTTCGTAATGGGTATCGGCGAAAAGAAAACACCCAAAGCCTTTGTAAATGCCTGCGATGTCTTTGTGTTCACAGAAAACCTTGCCGCGGAAAAGAAAGCCATCCAACAGAAGAAGCAAACGCACGTAAAAAAAGTGGGGAAGAAAAACGAGGACGAAAAAGAAGAACTTGATCCAATGCCGATCCTCAGTCAAGCCTTCGAAATAGCAGTGGGACAAGATGGCTGGGCCCCCCTCGCTACTATGGGGCAAGCCCTCTATCAAGTAGACCCTAGCTTTGATCCGCGCACGTATGGTCATAAACAGCTCTCACGCATGATCGCCAAACTCAAAGACCGCTTCGAAATCAGAACCCAGGAAGTAGGCGGTACAAGTGTGATGTATGTGAAGGTGAAGGAATAA
- a CDS encoding glutaredoxin family protein: MSDHYTLTPSQIVMYTTEYCPDCMRAKKFFEANNIPYLRVGLEGNTEATEFVMQVNNGYRSVPTIIFPDGTVLTEPSWDELKQKFN; this comes from the coding sequence ATGTCCGATCACTACACCCTCACCCCGTCACAAATCGTGATGTACACAACTGAATATTGCCCCGATTGTATGCGCGCCAAAAAATTCTTTGAAGCCAACAATATCCCTTACCTGCGTGTTGGGCTCGAAGGCAATACAGAAGCCACCGAGTTCGTCATGCAAGTGAATAACGGCTACCGAAGCGTACCCACCATCATTTTTCCCGATGGAACCGTGCTAACCGAACCCAGTTGGGACGAACTCAAGCAAAAATTCAACTGA
- a CDS encoding nitrite/sulfite reductase yields MKASNKLWSEQKLESPIPELMREIEIYETEIELRKQGKMDEKLFAETRLRRGAYGQRYDNGQRWDGKETRALPFPSASTDLTKGPNTVWDAPGMQRIKVPYGGMNPEQLEVMAELAEEYADNIAHVTTRQDFQLHFIHIEDTPALLRRLAAVGITSREACGNSVRNITGCPLAGVCHTESFDVTPYANALTFFLLGHPDIQDFGRKFKIAFSGCRDEACGLVNLHDMGVVAVTRTIDGEKKRGFEMYVGGGLGTVPHQAKLLYEFVTEEELLPVSQAISRVFARLGEKKNRNRARIKFLVAQLGIEEFRRLVTEERAILPHDPRWTAYLSDIHILDEKPLRPATPLVDAPQTDSFQRWYKTNIYKQVQEGYVTATITLPLGDLTGDQLRALADIARKFTNGTLRTTVDQNIVLRWISEGDLPEVYAALEAVGLGQAGAGTIADITSCPGTDTCKLGISASRGLAGELRQRLAEKSYTLDEAVQNLHIKVSGCFNSCGQHHVADLGFYGVSRHSGNYTVPHFQLVLGGEWAHNAGSYGLAVAAVPAKRIPEVVERLTGRYVADRQKNESFRAFIQRIGKVEIKNMVNDLTKIPAHDEDPTIYTDWGDSREFTIGDIGVGECAGEVISHAEFGLGAAERQVFEAQVLLDQGAYQQAGETAYKSMLQAAKTLVQEQFYDVPDEPNRIVEEFRTRFYDTKLFWDEYAGGKFGHYFLRAHEKSNEPYTRDEAYRRVEEAQLVIEASHSCYGKLLAAKPAVQSLKLPLK; encoded by the coding sequence ATGAAGGCAAGTAACAAATTATGGAGTGAACAGAAATTGGAAAGCCCCATCCCTGAGTTAATGCGTGAGATCGAGATTTATGAGACTGAGATCGAACTCCGTAAGCAGGGAAAGATGGATGAGAAATTATTTGCCGAAACTCGCCTGCGCCGTGGTGCGTATGGACAACGCTACGACAACGGTCAGCGTTGGGATGGCAAAGAGACTCGTGCGCTTCCGTTCCCATCTGCATCTACCGATCTCACTAAAGGTCCCAACACCGTTTGGGATGCACCTGGCATGCAACGCATCAAAGTGCCATACGGCGGCATGAACCCCGAGCAACTCGAAGTGATGGCGGAATTGGCGGAGGAATATGCTGACAATATCGCCCACGTCACCACCCGCCAGGATTTTCAACTCCACTTCATTCACATTGAAGATACGCCCGCTCTGTTGCGTCGCCTTGCGGCTGTAGGCATCACCTCTCGTGAAGCGTGCGGAAATTCTGTCCGCAATATCACGGGGTGTCCGTTGGCAGGTGTGTGCCACACCGAATCGTTTGATGTGACTCCCTATGCAAATGCCCTCACATTCTTCCTCCTCGGTCACCCTGACATCCAGGATTTCGGTCGCAAATTCAAGATCGCCTTCTCGGGTTGTCGTGATGAAGCCTGTGGACTCGTGAACCTGCACGATATGGGTGTAGTTGCCGTGACACGCACAATTGACGGTGAAAAGAAGCGTGGCTTTGAAATGTATGTTGGCGGTGGTCTCGGCACCGTTCCTCATCAGGCAAAACTGCTTTATGAGTTTGTCACCGAAGAGGAATTACTTCCTGTGTCACAGGCGATCTCTCGTGTGTTTGCCCGCCTCGGCGAAAAGAAGAATCGCAATCGTGCCCGCATCAAATTCCTCGTGGCGCAACTTGGTATCGAAGAATTCAGACGTCTCGTGACGGAAGAACGCGCCATACTTCCTCATGATCCACGCTGGACGGCCTATCTCTCCGATATTCACATCTTGGATGAAAAACCGCTTCGTCCCGCTACGCCTTTGGTTGATGCGCCTCAAACGGACTCTTTCCAACGCTGGTACAAAACCAACATCTACAAACAGGTGCAGGAAGGCTACGTCACTGCTACGATCACGCTTCCATTAGGTGACCTCACAGGCGATCAACTGCGTGCACTAGCTGACATTGCTCGCAAATTTACTAATGGAACTCTCCGCACAACCGTTGACCAGAACATTGTCTTGCGCTGGATCAGCGAAGGTGACTTGCCCGAAGTCTACGCGGCACTCGAAGCCGTAGGGCTTGGCCAAGCCGGCGCGGGCACCATCGCAGACATCACCTCCTGCCCAGGAACGGATACCTGCAAGCTCGGCATCTCCGCTTCTCGTGGGCTTGCTGGTGAATTGCGCCAAAGGCTTGCTGAGAAGAGTTACACACTGGATGAAGCCGTACAGAATTTGCACATCAAAGTCAGCGGTTGTTTCAATTCGTGCGGTCAACATCACGTTGCCGATCTTGGTTTCTATGGCGTCAGTCGCCACTCTGGCAATTACACGGTCCCGCATTTCCAATTGGTGTTGGGCGGCGAATGGGCTCACAATGCAGGTTCATATGGTCTTGCAGTAGCGGCGGTCCCAGCGAAGAGAATCCCCGAAGTGGTGGAGCGACTCACGGGTCGGTATGTGGCGGACCGTCAGAAGAATGAATCGTTCCGAGCGTTCATACAGCGCATTGGCAAAGTCGAGATCAAGAATATGGTCAACGATCTGACGAAGATTCCCGCGCACGATGAAGACCCAACAATTTATACCGATTGGGGCGACAGTCGCGAGTTCACGATCGGTGATATCGGTGTGGGTGAGTGCGCAGGTGAAGTGATCTCACATGCTGAGTTTGGTTTGGGCGCCGCTGAGCGACAAGTGTTCGAAGCGCAGGTTCTTTTGGATCAAGGCGCATATCAACAAGCAGGCGAGACCGCATACAAATCCATGTTGCAGGCGGCGAAGACTTTGGTGCAGGAACAATTTTATGATGTACCCGATGAACCGAATCGCATCGTTGAAGAATTCCGCACACGCTTCTATGACACCAAGTTGTTCTGGGATGAATATGCAGGTGGTAAGTTCGGTCATTACTTCCTGCGCGCGCACGAAAAGTCGAACGAGCCTTACACACGCGATGAAGCCTATCGTCGTGTCGAGGAGGCACAACTTGTTATTGAAGCCTCGCACAGTTGTTACGGCAAACTGCTCGCCGCCAAGCCAGCTGTCCAATCTTTAAAACTGCCGTTGAAGTAA
- the cobA gene encoding uroporphyrinogen-III C-methyltransferase → MLNSYSSDGIVYIIGAGPGDPGLITVKGLDRLRQADVVLYDRLIPQELLLEVSPFAELIDVGKEPKRHRRSQDEINALLIEKAGQGKSVARLKGGDPFVFGRGGEECQALAEAGIRYEVIPGVSSVIAVPAYAGIPVTQRNVTTSFTVIAGHTGGSEADVDWASIPRNGTIIFVMGVEHMPQIVLELISRGFSPETPAAVIEKGTTPNQVVVTATLSDIVEKAAHMQPPSILIVGEVVRLHEELNWFNLESASSLHSQGVLVEKQ, encoded by the coding sequence ATGCTTAACTCCTATTCGTCTGACGGGATCGTATACATCATCGGTGCTGGACCTGGTGATCCAGGTCTCATCACCGTCAAAGGACTGGATCGACTCCGTCAAGCGGATGTGGTTTTATATGATCGTCTCATCCCACAGGAACTTTTGCTGGAAGTCTCTCCATTTGCGGAATTGATTGACGTGGGCAAAGAGCCAAAGCGACATCGTCGCTCTCAGGATGAGATCAATGCCTTATTGATCGAGAAGGCAGGGCAAGGCAAAAGCGTGGCGAGACTCAAAGGTGGCGATCCATTCGTCTTTGGGCGTGGAGGCGAGGAATGTCAGGCGTTGGCAGAGGCGGGCATCCGTTATGAAGTCATCCCTGGTGTGAGTAGTGTCATCGCTGTCCCTGCCTATGCGGGTATCCCTGTAACGCAACGCAACGTGACCACATCCTTCACCGTCATTGCAGGTCACACAGGCGGCTCTGAAGCGGACGTGGATTGGGCATCCATTCCGCGCAATGGCACGATCATATTCGTGATGGGCGTGGAACACATGCCACAGATCGTTCTGGAATTGATCTCACGTGGTTTCTCGCCAGAGACTCCCGCCGCTGTCATCGAAAAAGGGACAACGCCGAATCAAGTTGTGGTCACCGCCACACTATCAGACATCGTCGAAAAAGCGGCACACATGCAACCACCGTCCATTTTGATCGTCGGTGAAGTTGTGCGCTTGCATGAAGAACTCAATTGGTTCAATTTGGAATCAGCCAGCTCATTGCACTCACAGGGCGTGCTGGTGGAGAAGCAGTAG
- a CDS encoding phosphoadenylyl-sulfate reductase, with protein sequence MTTQLRTVEVQNWSPESLKQVSQSLEGSSPADVLRWGFDNFGDGIVMATGFGPEGVVLMHHVSQIRPETIVFYLDTDLLFSHTYELRDELVQKLGIRFERIHSGISLPAQAVRHGDKLWESDPDTCCLMRKVIPQRQFLAKHDAWITGIRRDQTAFRANTGLVEWDYANKMVKLNPLAAWTSDQVWEYIKTRDLPYNPLHDYGYPSIGCWTCTKAVEPGQDPRSGRWSGKSKTECGIHLPSVKDPKADNI encoded by the coding sequence ATGACCACACAACTCAGAACTGTTGAAGTACAAAACTGGTCTCCTGAATCATTGAAACAGGTCAGCCAATCCCTTGAAGGCAGTTCGCCCGCTGATGTTTTACGCTGGGGTTTTGACAACTTCGGTGATGGCATCGTAATGGCAACAGGCTTCGGACCTGAAGGTGTGGTCCTCATGCATCATGTGTCACAGATCCGCCCTGAGACGATTGTCTTTTATCTCGACACTGATCTGCTCTTTTCACACACCTACGAACTGCGTGATGAACTCGTACAAAAACTTGGCATCCGCTTTGAGCGTATTCACAGCGGCATCTCATTGCCCGCTCAAGCCGTCCGCCACGGTGACAAGTTGTGGGAGAGTGACCCAGACACCTGTTGTTTGATGCGCAAGGTCATTCCGCAACGACAGTTCCTCGCGAAACATGATGCGTGGATCACCGGCATTCGCCGTGACCAGACCGCTTTTCGTGCCAATACGGGACTCGTCGAATGGGACTACGCCAACAAGATGGTCAAACTCAATCCGCTCGCCGCATGGACAAGCGATCAGGTTTGGGAGTACATCAAAACTCGTGATCTGCCCTACAACCCTCTGCATGACTATGGCTATCCTAGCATCGGTTGCTGGACATGTACCAAAGCTGTCGAACCTGGGCAAGACCCGCGCTCAGGTCGCTGGTCTGGTAAATCCAAAACTGAATGCGGAATCCATTTACCTTCCGTCAAAGACCCGAAGGCAGATAACATTTAA
- a CDS encoding bifunctional precorrin-2 dehydrogenase/sirohydrochlorin ferrochelatase, whose translation MNTYYPVYLELRDQPCLVVGGGKLAEEKVVGLLAVHAKVTLISAKITAHLKQLVDENQVTYIPRAYQQGDLADAFMVICATDNAELNQQVWDEASAAHKLVNVVDDIPHCNFIAPAIIRNGDLTVAISTSGRAPALAVRLKERWQKELGNEYAHFLELAGHLREPLAQHIPDFATRKKLWYEIVDSGILEVLAQGDEERAIEIISEKVGFEFQPRVKA comes from the coding sequence ATGAACACTTACTACCCCGTTTATCTTGAACTCCGAGACCAACCCTGCCTTGTCGTGGGAGGAGGAAAACTTGCCGAGGAGAAAGTCGTTGGCTTGTTGGCTGTTCACGCGAAAGTGACGCTCATCTCTGCCAAGATTACTGCACACCTCAAACAGTTGGTTGACGAGAATCAAGTCACTTATATTCCTCGTGCCTATCAACAAGGCGACCTTGCCGATGCGTTCATGGTCATCTGCGCCACGGACAACGCGGAGCTGAACCAACAAGTCTGGGACGAAGCCTCTGCCGCTCACAAACTCGTCAATGTGGTAGACGACATTCCTCACTGCAATTTCATTGCCCCTGCCATCATCCGCAACGGAGATTTGACCGTTGCCATCTCGACCAGCGGACGTGCGCCTGCATTGGCTGTCCGTTTGAAGGAGCGTTGGCAAAAGGAACTGGGAAACGAGTACGCTCACTTCCTCGAACTGGCGGGACATTTGCGTGAACCGCTCGCTCAACACATCCCTGATTTTGCGACTCGCAAAAAACTCTGGTATGAGATTGTAGACTCAGGTATTCTCGAAGTCCTTGCGCAAGGGGATGAAGAACGAGCCATTGAGATCATTTCTGAAAAAGTCGGGTTTGAATTTCAGCCGAGAGTGAAGGCGTAA
- a CDS encoding glutamyl-tRNA reductase, whose product MYILCVGINHATAPLHIRERFAFDSEFKPTLNESLAGLIVLSTCNRVELYATANIKDFSGLDELLAKHGGVDQRELSQYIYRHTDDAAAGHLMQVAAGLDSVVLGEPQILGQITRALETALAENTSAPLLARLFQKAIHAGKRVRSETGIARNPTSIAGVAVRLASENLPHLPSMQVTVLGAGETASLVVGALRQRGVENLQVLNRTLRHAEELASFWGGSARPLSDLPVALQSSDLVVSSVQSPQPIVQTQTVASAMQVRPQRALTLIDVAVPRNVEPEAAHIPNVFLHNIDNLQTYLKRSVDSRQQEQPHAEKIINEELNEFRDYLRTYQILPVITALYDRAESIRVNEVKKSIKRMTSLDEAEQAKVIAMSRAIVSKILHVPTSHLRNSEHAVEYASILNELFEL is encoded by the coding sequence ATGTATATCCTTTGCGTTGGCATCAACCACGCGACAGCACCACTTCACATCCGTGAACGGTTTGCATTTGATTCTGAATTCAAGCCAACCTTGAACGAGTCACTTGCGGGGTTGATCGTCCTCTCCACATGCAATCGTGTGGAGTTGTATGCCACAGCGAACATCAAAGATTTTTCTGGGTTGGATGAATTGCTCGCCAAACATGGCGGTGTGGATCAGCGTGAACTTTCGCAATACATCTATCGCCATACCGATGATGCAGCCGCAGGTCATTTGATGCAAGTTGCCGCAGGGTTGGACTCGGTTGTGCTAGGTGAACCCCAAATCTTGGGGCAGATTACTCGTGCATTGGAAACTGCTTTGGCGGAAAATACATCAGCGCCGTTGCTTGCTAGGCTATTTCAAAAAGCCATCCATGCAGGGAAACGAGTGCGGAGTGAAACGGGTATTGCACGCAACCCCACGTCCATTGCGGGTGTGGCGGTGAGACTCGCTTCTGAGAACCTGCCTCATTTACCTTCCATGCAAGTGACAGTCCTCGGCGCAGGCGAAACGGCTTCGTTGGTTGTTGGTGCATTGCGCCAACGAGGCGTGGAAAATCTGCAAGTGTTGAACCGCACATTGCGCCATGCGGAAGAACTCGCAAGTTTTTGGGGCGGGAGCGCCCGTCCGTTGAGCGACTTGCCCGTTGCTCTGCAATCGAGTGATCTCGTTGTATCGTCTGTCCAGTCACCTCAACCGATTGTCCAAACACAGACTGTTGCGTCTGCTATGCAAGTCCGCCCGCAACGTGCATTGACCTTGATCGATGTTGCCGTGCCGAGAAATGTTGAGCCTGAAGCGGCACATATTCCAAATGTCTTTTTGCATAACATCGATAACTTGCAGACTTACTTGAAGCGTTCCGTTGACTCACGCCAACAAGAACAACCTCACGCCGAAAAAATTATCAATGAAGAACTGAATGAATTCCGTGATTACCTGCGGACTTACCAAATCTTGCCTGTTATCACAGCGCTCTACGACCGTGCGGAAAGTATCCGTGTAAACGAGGTGAAGAAAAGCATCAAACGTATGACAAGCCTAGATGAGGCGGAGCAGGCAAAGGTCATAGCAATGAGCCGTGCCATCGTCAGCAAAATACTTCACGTGCCAACATCCCATCTGAGAAATTCAGAGCATGCCGTTGAATATGCAAGCATCCTGAATGAATTATTTGAATTATGA
- the hemC gene encoding hydroxymethylbilane synthase codes for MKLIFATRPSALARWQTSYVIKLLKAAHPELECEERIITTSGDRIVDRPLPEIGGKGLFTSELEAALRSDEAHVAVHSLKDLPVDDSPGIITAAIPVRETAFDVLVSNSGTLDQLPPAARVGTCSVRRTAQLLARRPDLTILPLRGNVDTRLRKLKDGDYDAIVLAYAGLVRLGLDSHITETFSLEAMLPAPGQGALAIQCRADDEVTRGLLASLHDSPTADSVSTERSFLSALGGGCSMPIAAYAEKIEDQILLTGAVISPDGKRSIRLTAAGTDPKELGHLLARFVLERGGADILGLEQVAI; via the coding sequence ATGAAGCTCATCTTCGCAACACGTCCATCCGCATTGGCACGCTGGCAAACATCGTACGTCATCAAGCTGTTGAAAGCGGCGCATCCCGAACTCGAATGCGAAGAGCGCATTATCACCACCAGCGGCGACCGTATCGTTGACCGCCCATTGCCCGAGATCGGCGGCAAGGGGTTGTTCACGAGCGAACTCGAAGCGGCGTTGCGTTCGGACGAGGCGCATGTTGCGGTGCATTCGCTCAAAGATCTGCCCGTGGATGATTCGCCTGGCATCATCACTGCCGCTATCCCTGTGCGTGAAACGGCGTTCGATGTGTTGGTCTCGAACAGTGGCACGCTCGATCAACTGCCGCCTGCCGCACGAGTTGGCACATGCAGTGTGAGGCGCACCGCCCAACTGCTCGCCCGCCGACCCGATCTCACCATCCTGCCATTGCGTGGCAACGTGGATACCCGTCTTCGCAAACTCAAGGACGGCGACTACGATGCCATTGTGCTTGCGTATGCGGGTCTCGTGCGTCTCGGTTTGGATTCGCACATCACTGAAACATTTTCTTTGGAAGCAATGTTGCCCGCGCCTGGACAGGGCGCTCTTGCGATTCAATGTCGTGCCGATGATGAAGTGACGCGCGGACTACTCGCATCGCTTCACGACTCACCGACAGCTGATTCTGTTTCAACAGAACGTTCCTTCCTTTCAGCTTTAGGTGGAGGCTGTTCGATGCCGATCGCTGCGTATGCCGAGAAGATCGAGGATCAAATTCTCTTAACTGGTGCAGTGATTTCACCCGATGGTAAACGCTCCATCCGCTTAACCGCCGCAGGGACCGATCCCAAAGAACTAGGTCATCTGCTTGCTCGTTTTGTATTGGAACGTGGCGGTGCGGATATTCTCGGCTTGGAACAAGTGGCGATCTAG
- a CDS encoding MoxR family ATPase: MADIQEFGERLIGNLEQVIVGKRHSIELVVIGLLCQGHILIEDVPGVGKTMLARSLAKSLDCSFNRIQFTPDMLPSDVTGVSIYNQQKREFEFRAGPIMGQIILADEVNRATPKTQAALLEAMEENQMTVDGITHPLPQPFMVLATQNPIEYEGTFPLPEAQLDRFMMRVRMGYPSPVEEMKILSGQQLKHPIEALKSVVKVKDVLAAVKAVREVYVSPAIQKYIIDLVGRTRQSADVYLGASPRGSLALSRASQAHAAMQGRDHVLPDDVKALAVSVLGHRVIVSPAARLRELSADKIVEEVLHSAPVPGGDYRAAADAQAARPQTRGKK, from the coding sequence ATGGCAGATATACAGGAATTTGGGGAGCGTCTGATCGGCAATCTGGAGCAGGTGATCGTTGGCAAACGACATTCGATCGAGTTGGTTGTGATCGGTTTGTTGTGCCAGGGGCATATTTTGATCGAGGATGTGCCGGGTGTGGGGAAGACCATGCTGGCTCGTAGTCTTGCCAAGTCTCTCGATTGTTCATTTAACCGCATTCAGTTCACGCCCGATATGTTGCCCAGCGATGTGACGGGCGTTTCCATTTATAACCAGCAGAAACGGGAGTTCGAATTTCGCGCTGGCCCGATCATGGGACAGATCATCCTTGCCGACGAAGTGAACCGTGCAACGCCCAAGACACAGGCCGCTTTGCTTGAAGCGATGGAAGAGAATCAAATGACAGTGGATGGTATTACGCATCCGTTGCCGCAACCGTTCATGGTGCTTGCCACACAGAACCCGATTGAATATGAAGGAACATTCCCGCTTCCTGAGGCCCAGCTTGACCGTTTTATGATGCGCGTCCGCATGGGGTATCCCAGCCCGGTAGAAGAGATGAAAATTTTGAGCGGGCAACAGTTGAAACATCCGATTGAAGCGTTGAAGTCGGTAGTCAAGGTAAAGGATGTGTTAGCCGCAGTCAAAGCTGTGCGTGAAGTATATGTTTCGCCTGCGATCCAAAAATATATTATTGACCTTGTAGGTCGCACCCGCCAAAGCGCAGACGTGTACCTCGGCGCCAGTCCGCGCGGAAGTTTGGCCTTGTCACGTGCCAGTCAGGCACATGCCGCCATGCAAGGGCGAGACCATGTTTTGCCAGACGATGTGAAGGCGCTGGCTGTTTCTGTGCTTGGACATCGTGTCATCGTTTCGCCGGCGGCACGCTTGCGCGAGTTGAGTGCTGATAAGATCGTGGAAGAAGTGCTGCACAGTGCGCCGGTGCCGGGCGGTGATTACAGAGCCGCTGCAGACGCTCAAGCGGCTCGCCCACAAACTCGAGGAAAGAAGTGA
- a CDS encoding DUF58 domain-containing protein, with protein MTPGRIFVLLILAIGGIGTMVNGAVFFVRLLYLGAALLLLALLMTITSMNGLKLERRARSSRAGVGDVFEEHFEVVNDSPFAKLWLEVANETKIPNATGSRIITILQARQRRSYTSRTWLTSRGGFSLGPTTITSGDPFGIFRMSRQFPALSNLIVFPMLFPVQNFLSPPGLLPGGKVIRRKSLDITPHASGVREYVSGDPMKRIHWPTSMRRGQLVVKEFEQDPQSEVWLFLDTHKSVHVSKPGESYDHPIDDMFLLRRRKVTLPPSTLEYSISIAASLAHYFIGQRRSVGLLTASELSHRIIPAERSERQEGKILEALSFLQAESTVTLPSLVTAQMGQLPQGSSAILITPMVWTELLIGVDSLLRRNLRPVVVLLMCASFGARRGNENLLKSLQERNVPVCPVYCEDDLSETLSRFSANTFSQDPSWRQPVLSHLT; from the coding sequence GTGACGCCGGGTCGTATCTTTGTTTTGTTGATCCTTGCAATTGGGGGGATCGGAACGATGGTCAATGGCGCGGTCTTTTTTGTGCGCCTGCTCTATTTGGGTGCGGCTTTGCTCTTGCTGGCATTGTTGATGACGATAACATCCATGAACGGCCTCAAGCTTGAGCGACGCGCTCGTTCCTCGCGGGCGGGTGTGGGGGACGTGTTCGAAGAACACTTTGAAGTGGTGAACGACAGTCCCTTTGCAAAACTCTGGCTGGAAGTGGCAAACGAGACAAAGATCCCCAATGCCACTGGCTCACGCATCATCACCATATTGCAGGCGCGACAAAGACGTTCTTACACATCCCGAACCTGGCTCACCTCCCGTGGTGGATTCTCGCTCGGCCCCACCACCATTACCTCCGGTGATCCGTTCGGCATCTTTCGTATGTCGCGACAATTCCCCGCGTTGTCGAATCTTATCGTGTTTCCCATGCTGTTTCCGGTGCAAAACTTTTTATCACCTCCCGGCTTATTGCCCGGCGGTAAGGTGATTCGGCGCAAGTCCCTTGATATTACGCCGCATGCTTCGGGTGTGCGCGAGTATGTATCCGGTGATCCGATGAAACGTATTCACTGGCCCACAAGCATGAGGCGCGGCCAGCTTGTGGTCAAAGAGTTCGAGCAAGACCCTCAATCTGAGGTTTGGTTATTTCTTGATACTCACAAGAGCGTGCACGTCTCAAAACCCGGCGAGAGCTACGATCATCCCATCGACGATATGTTCCTGCTTCGTCGCCGCAAAGTGACATTGCCTCCCTCCACGCTCGAATATTCCATCAGCATCGCCGCGTCGCTCGCGCATTATTTCATTGGGCAACGGCGTTCGGTCGGTTTGTTGACCGCATCTGAGCTTTCACATAGGATCATCCCTGCAGAACGAAGCGAGCGACAAGAGGGCAAGATCCTCGAAGCGTTGTCTTTCTTGCAAGCCGAAAGCACTGTCACATTGCCGAGTCTTGTCACCGCCCAAATGGGACAGTTGCCTCAGGGGAGCAGTGCCATCCTCATCACGCCCATGGTTTGGACTGAACTGTTGATTGGTGTGGATAGCCTTCTACGCCGCAACTTGCGCCCGGTGGTTGTGCTCCTTATGTGTGCATCGTTTGGCGCGCGTCGTGGCAACGAAAATCTTTTGAAATCTCTTCAGGAGCGCAATGTACCGGTCTGCCCCGTCTATTGTGAGGACGATCTCTCCGAAACCCTCTCGCGTTTTTCTGCTAATACTTTTTCACAGGATCCTTCATGGCGTCAACCCGTATTGTCACACTTGACCTGA